The Pseudoxanthomonas sp. SL93 genome segment TCAATGACTATGCCTATGCGCATCTCAGCCCCTCCCGGCATCCGTCGCATTTAATCGCGCAAAGCTATCCGACAATCCGTGGTGCAGCCGTCGCCAAAGTTCAGGACTGTGCTGCCAATCACAATAACGGACCTGCCTCACAATGTCGTTGGGGTCTGCGTAGGCTTTTGCCTGCGCCCCCTATCATTTCTTAAGTGTGACTTGTATCACATAAATGGGTGAAGGAGGCTTGTCGCCCTGTGGTGGCGGACCGACACTCCGACCTCAATGCAAGGGGACGCATGAAACAGGGGTGGTGGTCGCTACTGCTCGTGCTGGCCCTGCTGCCCACGGCCCATGCGCGCGAGGGGAACATCGCGCGGATCGACCGTATCCAGTCCGTCGCACTGGAGCAGCAGGCTGGACAGCGCGCCGGACTGTTTTCCGAGCGCCGGTTCGATGCCGGTGGCGATGTCGCGCGCGTGATCGGCAACGGTGAGTGGCGGCTGCAGCCTTCCCCCGGCGTCGCCGAACCACTTCTGGTCATCCACCATCCCTACAGCGCGCGCGTGACCGTGCTGGACCGGCCCGGCGGCACGCCGCGCGTGCAGGACCTGTTCACCCGCGACCTCGACCCGCAGTACCTGCGACGCACGCTGGTCTTCCCGCTGATGGGCGACGGGCCGGTCTACGTGAAGGTGGAAGGCGCGCGCTACCCGCTGCACGTGTCGGTCGAACCGCGTGCGCGGCACATCGCCGACGACCTGGACCACCAGCGTCGCCTGCTGCCCGCACTGGGCGTGGTGCTGGGCGTGTCGCTGGCGGTGCTGCTGTTCTGGGCGATGCTGCGCGACCGCGTCTATCTGCTGTATGCGGCGACCATGCTGCTGCAGCTGCTCTTCATGCTGTGCTCGTACGGCGAGGCCTACACGCTGCCCTATCTGCGCGAGCTGGCACGCTTCGGCGCGCCGGGCATCTGGGCCATCAACACGCTGGCCACCATCGCGCTGGTCTACCTGTGGCTGGATTACGCCGACCTGCGCCGGGTCACCCCCCGGCTGAGCCTGCTGCTGCGCGTGGTGGGCGTGTATGTCAGTGCCGTGATGCTGGTGTTGCTGCTGCTGCCATGGCCGGCGGACAAGGCGTGGTTTCCGGACATCGCCAATGGCGTGTTCCTGCTGACCAACCTCATCGCGATCATCACGCTGGCGCTGGCATGGACGCGCGGGCAGCGGCATGCCGGCTACGTGCTGATCGCGTGGGTGCCTCTGGTGGTCTTCACCCTGTGGCGCGCCCTCCGTTTCAGCGGCGGTGAGCAGGTGGACCCGTGGCTGGACTACGGCCTGCCGCTGGTGCAGGCCTTCAACGCAGTGGTGCTCGCGCTCGGCCTGGCCGACCGCATGCGCACCTTCCGGCGCGAGCGCGACAGCGCCAAGCAGCACGCGGAACGCGACGTGCTGACCGGCGTGCTGAACCGCGGTGGCATCGAACACCGGCTGGACTGGGCCGTCATCGAGATGCAGCGCGAACACATCCCGGTCTCGCTGCTCTTCATCGATCTGGACCACTTCAAGAAGATCAACGACCGCCACGGCCACGCGCTGGGCGATGCCTGCCTGCGCGCTGTGACGCGCGTGGTCAGTGGCGAGTTCCAGTACGGCGACCAGCTGGGCCGGCTGGGCGGTGAGGAGTTCGTGCTGGTGCTCGCTGGTGCCGACCTCGTCACCGCCACCCACATCGCCGAACGCGTGCGCACACGCATCCAGCAGGGCTGCCGGGTGGTGGACGGCGTAACAGTGGAACTGACCGCCAGCATCGGCGTCGCGCCCGGCCTGCCGGGCGACACCGTCGCCGCGCTGATCGCGCGGGCCGACCAGGCCATGTACGCGGCCAAGCGCGCCGGCCGCAACCGGGTCATGGCGCATGGCGCGGCGCCGGTCGCGGAAACGAAAGAGGCGCCCGAAGGCGCCTCCGTCGACTGACCCGCGAATCGTCGCGTCAGCGGCTGTAGGCGCGCGGCAGTGGACCGGCCTGCTGCAGGTAGCGGTCGCGCAGTTCGGTCTGGCGCGAACGCATCGGCATGGCGCGACCACCCAGCCATACCTGCTCGGCCGTGTTGGCGATGTCCAGCGGATCGCCGCTCCACAGCACCAGGTCGGCGACCTTGCCCGGCGCGATGCTGCCGACGCGGTCGGCCACGCCGAACGCTTCCGCCGGCACCCTCGTCAGCCCGGCCAGCCCGTCTTCCCACGGCAGGCCGTTGGCGACCGCATTGCCCGCCAGCTGGCGGATCTTGCGCGCATTGTGCGAGGCGTCGCCGGCCTGGCTGAAGCCGACGCTGACGCCGGCGGCTTCGAGGCGTGCGGCGTTTTCCAGCGTTGCGCCGATCTGGTCGAAGTCGGCCGGCAGGTCGGCCAGCGCATCGACGAAGACCGGCACCTTCGCCTGCGCTAGCTGCGGCGCCAGCTTCCACGCTTCCGCACCACCGGCGATGGCGATGCGCACGTTCTCGCGTTGCGCCCAGCGCAGCAGCTGGCGGATGTCCGCGGCGCGGTTCACCGCCACCACGATGCGACCGTTGCCGGCCAGGTAGCGCGCCAGCGTCGCGCGGCCTGCCGGCGTGAGCAGGGCGTGCGGCGAATCCGCCGGCACCCGGCCACGTGCCTCGGCCACCATCTGGTCCAGCAGCATCCATTGCGCCGCACGCGACTTGCCGCTCAGGTCCGACGCCGCACTGCCCAGTCGCACGAACAGCGCACGCGGACCGATCGGGTCCACGCTGCCGTCCAGCCGCACCACGCCGCCCTGGCCGGCGATGAAGGAGCCACCGGTGGTAGCGCCCAGCAGCGTGAAGCCCAGGCCTTCCACGCGCGCCACCGGGATCAGCACCGAGGCCGGGTTGTACGCCAGCGTCACGTCGAACTCCGGGCGCATCGGCTGATTGGTCAGTGTCACGGCGGCGTCGTCGGTGGACGATTCGCCCGAGACTTCCTCGATGCCGATCTCGGTGATGCCGCCGAACAATGCCGGCGTCAGCGCCTTGCCGCCGGCGTCCACCACGCCGGCGCCGGCCGGCGCGGCAAGGCCGCTGCCCACGGCCTGGATGACGCCGTTGCGCACCAGCACATCGGCGTTCTTCAGCGTGCCCTGCGCGCCCGCGGTGTGCACGGTGGCATTGCGGATCAGCATGTCCTGCGCGAAGGCGGGGAGTGTGGCGGCGAACGCCAGCACCAGTGCGCCGCCGCAGATGAGGGAGCGACGGCTCATGGCGTCACCTCCTGGCCGAGCATGAAGTCCGAGACCGGTTGCCGGCTGCGGTCGTTGCGGTCATAGATGCGCGCGCCGTCGATGTAGACCTGCTCGGCCCGGGCGTAGACGCTGAAAGGATTCTGGTTCCACACCACCACGTCGGCCATCTTGCCGGCCTCCAGCGTGCCGGTGCGCTCGGCGATGCCCAGCGACTTGGCGGCATTGCTGGTCACCCAGCGGATGGCGCGTTCCGGTGCGATCTCGCCCATGCCGGCGCGGCGCGCGTTGGCCATCACCTTCGCCGCTTCCTGGTTCAAGCGCTGGATGCCTTCGTCCGAATCCGAATGCACGATGGCGCAGCTGTTGGCCGGGCGGTCGACCAGAGCGATGTTCTCCTGGATGCCATCGAAGGCCTCCATCTTGAAGCCCCACCAGTCCGCCCACAGCGCGCCGCAGACATTGTCCTGCGCCAGGCGGTCGGCCAGCTTGTAGGCTTCCACGCCGTGGTGGAACGCGGCCACCTTGAAGCCGAACTCCTTGGCCAGGTCCAGCATGGTGAGCATCTCGTCGGCGCGGTAGCAGTGGATGTGCACCAGGATCTCGCCATTGATCGCGCCGGCCAGCGTGTCCAGCTTCAGGTCGCGCTTGCCGCCGGTATCGCCGGAACTGTCCTCGCTGCCGTTGCCGTTGGCGCGTTCCCACCAGCGCTTCTTCTTCGGCTGCTGCGGCTTGGGCGCGTTCTTCTTCAGGTACTCGCTGGCATCGATGAACGCGGCGCGGTAACCGGCCACGTTGCCCATGCGCGTGGACGGGCCGGCCTTACCGCCGTAGACGCGCTTGGGGTTCTCGCCGCAGGCCATCTTCAGACCCCACGGTGCGCCGGGGAACTTCATGCCCTGGTAACTGGTGGAGGGCACGTTCTTCAGCGTCACCCCACGCCCGCCCACCAGATTGGCCGAGCCCGGCAGGATCTGCATCGAGGTGACGCCGCCGGCCAGCGCCGTGTGGAAGCCCGGGTCCTGGGCCCAGATCGAATGCTCGGCCCACACGTTCGCCGTCACCGGCGCGGTGGCTTCGTTGCCGTCGCTGTGCGCCTTCATGCCGGGGTTGGGGTACACGCCCAGATGGGAATGCACGTCGATCAGGCCGGGCGTGATCCACTTGCCGGTGGCATCCACGCGCGTGGTGCCTTCCGGTGCGGGCAGTCCGCGGCCCACGGCGGTGATCCTGCCGTCGGCCAGCAGCACGTCGGCGCCGTCGAGGCGCTCGCCGGTGCCGGTCAGCACGGTGGCGTTGGTCAGCAGCACCGGACCCGACGGCAGGGCGCGGTAGGTGCTGGGGTAAGGGTCCTGGGTGAAGCGGGAACCGGGCGTGGCCGCGCCGGCATCCGCGCCCAGCAGGGCCAGGGCAAGCCCGGCCAGCAAGGTCATTCGCATCGTGTATCCCCTGAAAGAGACAGGAAACCTACCCGGCCACGCCGCGCCTGCCAAGTGCGGGCGTCGCAGTCGTGCAAGAATTGCCGCAAACAACAAGAAAAAGAGGATCGCCATGAAAGACAAGAACGAGATCGTCGACAACTGGCTGCCGCGCTACACCGGCGTGCCGCTGGACCAGTTCGGCGACCACATCCTGCTGACCAACTTCGGCGGCTACCTGCACGTGTTCTCGCAGCTGACCGGCGCGCCCGTCGTCGGCCTGGACCGTCCCATGGCCAGCGCCACCGCCGACGGCATCACCATGATCAACTTCGGCATGGGCAGCCCCAACGCCGCGACGATGATGGACCTGCTGTCGGCCACCATGCCCAAGGCGGTGCTGTTCCTGGGCAAGTGCGGCGGCCTGAAGCGGAAGAACCAGCTGGGCGACCTGGTGCTGCCCATCGCCGCCATCCGTGGCGAGGGCACCAGCAACGACTACATGCTGCCGGAGGTACCGGCGTTGCCGGCGTTCGCGCTGCAGCGCGCGGTGTCCACGATGATCCGCGACCTGGGCCACGACTACTGGACCGGCACCGTCTACACCACCAACCGCCGCGTCTGGGAACACGACGAGGCGTTCAAGGAATACCTGCGCAAGTTGCGCTGCATGGCCATCGACATGGAAACCGCCACCGTGTTCGCCGCCGGCTTCGCCAACCGCATTCCCTGCGGCGCGCTGCTGCTGGTCAGCGACCAGCCGATGATCCCGGAAGGCATCAAGACCGAAGCCTCCGACGCCAAGGTCAGCTCGTCGTTCGTCGAGAACCACATCACCATCGGCATCGAAGCGCTCAAGCTGATCCGCCGCAACGGGAAGTCGGTGCGGCATCTGCGGTTTGATGAGTAACAAATGCGGAGGTCGATGCTTCCTGCTGCGATGATGGCAGCCGCACCAGTTACCGAACAGGGCCAGCGAATCTGGGCGACCGCGATCGCGAAGCACCAGACGCTCGATCGCGCCATCGTTTATCGATACATCCAGGATTTCGAACCTGGCTTCGAAAGAAATGCGCTTCCACACCGCATCGATATTCTCTGGGAGTACGCTTCGTCATCGGGCATGCCCTCTGTCGAAGAGCGCCAGCGCATGGACGCCGCGGAGGATGCCATTGCACCAAGTGTCGGGCAGGATGGTGCAGCCGTTCTGGTGTATGTCGAGACCGGAGAAGGATTGCGACGATGGAGTTTTTATGTCCGTTCAGAAGGCGAGTTTATGCAACGGCTGAACGGTGCACTTAGCTTGGCCAGCCCACTACCCATCCAGCTTGAGGCATCGAGCGACCCCGATTGGTCGTTGCATGATCAATTCCTCAATGGGTTGGAAGCACCATTGCAAGAAGTGCCTTCCGAATGACCGAGCCCAGTGGCGTAACTATCGTTTGTGCTCGTTGGATTGCCCGTGATGCGCGCTAGGCTGCTCAGCACCAACGGACCATACCTTGAGGCCATCGTTTGCGTTGAAGGGCGTGAACTGTGTCTCATGGATGAATTCAGTGTTTCGGGTGCGACGGCTCCGGCCATTGGCGACGAGTTTGATCTTGAGCTGATCAGCTTCCTGGACGACGACGAGACCTGGGAGGAGATGTTCTCCGGCAATCCTGATCGAAAGCTTGATCTTGAGTCTCTCGGTGGCTGGCGCTATCGCGCCTACGGTCAGGTCATCCAGATAGAGCCGGTGATCGTCGACTGTGGATTGACGCGCATTGAAGGCCCCGTCCAATCCAATGACGCCCGCTTGGTTGGGGAGTATCTTGCCTTCTCAGTGGCGCGCCTGAGTGGGCGTGGATACATGGCCTGACAATTCATCCAGCCGGACCCTGTCACGGATCGAGGCGACTCAAGCCAGAGGCAATGCAATGAACGAATCCAACAACGTCATTACCTTCTGGCGCAACGCCGGTTACGAGAAGTGGTTCGCCAGCGACGATGCGTTCGATGCCGAATTCGACCAGCGGTTCCGCGGGCTGCACTTCCGTGCGGCGCGGCGGGAGCTGGAAGGGTGGATGGGCGATGCGGAAGGCGCGCTGGCGCTGGTGTTGTTGCTGGACCAGTTCCCGCGCAACTGCTTCCGCGAGAGCGCCCATTCCTACGCCACCGACGGGCTGGCCCGCCATTATGCGGGCCGCGCCATCGAGGCCGGATTCGATACGCAGGTGGATCCCGCGCTGAAGATCTTCTTCTACATGCCGTTCGAACATTCCGAATCGCTCGATGACCAGCAGCGTTCGCTGGATCTGTTCCGCGCCACCGGCGACGAGAATTACGTGAAGTACGCGCAGCTGCACTACGACCTGATCGCCCGCTTCGGCCGCTTCCCGCACCGCAACGAGGCGATGGGCCGCACGTCCACGCAGGAAGAGCGCGAGTACCTCGCCGACGGCGGTTTCAAGGGCTGACCCTGCGGCAACGCCACGCGAACGTGGCGCGAGGCCGCGCAAGGACAGGGGTGCCCCGTGTCCGCTCGCCGCTCATGGCTGCGTTGCTATCGGCATGGAGCGTCGCCAGGCGCATCCATGACGACGCGATCGATGTGCTGCGCACGCGGCCATGGAAGGATCGCACCCTCCAACACAGGTCCGAGCACGGGGGAAGGACAATGAGGTCCAACAGCAATGGCCATCACAAGGATCCAGATCCATCCCGCCATCGGCATCGCGCGGCTCGGCAACAGTCCCACTGATTTCTTCATCGGTCCCGAGCGGCCCTGGGACCACCCGGATCCACCGGGCGGGTTCAAGGACGCGCAGTGCCGCGTCAAGCGCCAGGCGGCCCGCTTCCGCGTCTTCGCCTACCACGACGACGACACGGTGCAGGAGCTGACCGCCGCGGATGCGACGATCGCCTGGACGGTGCATCTTGCCAACCGCAAGGCGATCACCCGCAACCCGGGGGGTACGGCGGCGGAAAAAACCATCGATCCAGGCCCGCGCAGCCTGGGCGGAACATCCCAGCAGGCGCTGTTCGACAACGGACAGATCACGTTGCCGGGCGCCTCCGCCGTGACCGTGCCCTTGGGGGAAATGCGTACCGACAACGACGGGCGCCTGCTGGTGCTCGGCGGGTTCGGCAAGTCCGCCTCGCCGCTGGGGCGGTCCATCGGTGGCCTGTACAGCGCGGACTGGTACGACGACATCGCCGACGGCCCGGTCAACGCCACGGTGACCGTCGGCGGCGACACGTTCGAGGCCGACGGCGCATGGGTGGTCGTCGGCCCGCCGAAGTTCGCACCGCACATCGACAATGTGGTGACGATGCAGGACCGGCTGCTGGATCTGGCCGTCTCGCAGGGATGGATCGCTTCTCCGGCCACCACGCGCTACACCGAAGACGTCTACCCCATCCTGCAGCGTGCGATCGATTCGCAGTGGGTGCGCGAGGATGCCCAGTACCACCATGTCTGGACCCATCCGCTCTACGGTGCCGACGCCGTTTCGGACGGCATGCGCACGGCGATCTTCAACCGCCTGAAGCCCACCGGCAACATGCCGGCCGTGGTCGGCCAGCTGACCGCCACCCAGCTGATGCACATGGCGCGCTGGCGCGACAACGCCTTCGTGCGCGACTGGAGTGGCGTGCCGTCACCGGCGGCGGCCATCACGCCTCGCGGCCTGGACGTGGCCGCACTCGAGCACTGTGTCGGTGCCACGTTCGCGCCCGGCATCGAGGCCGGCGGCGGCAGTGGGCCGCAGCCCATCGTGGTGGCGGGCAACTTCGTGGGCGCCAGCGATCCGGGTCGCCTGGATCATGCCGCGCTGGTGCCCGGCGGCGTCACCGAATTCATGTCGTTGCCATGGCAATCCGATTTTTCGGCGTGCGGCGGCAGCTGGTGGCCGGTGCCACGACCGGGCACGGTGCTGCCGCAGGACGGCGGCGGTTAC includes the following:
- a CDS encoding diguanylate cyclase — encoded protein: MKQGWWSLLLVLALLPTAHAREGNIARIDRIQSVALEQQAGQRAGLFSERRFDAGGDVARVIGNGEWRLQPSPGVAEPLLVIHHPYSARVTVLDRPGGTPRVQDLFTRDLDPQYLRRTLVFPLMGDGPVYVKVEGARYPLHVSVEPRARHIADDLDHQRRLLPALGVVLGVSLAVLLFWAMLRDRVYLLYAATMLLQLLFMLCSYGEAYTLPYLRELARFGAPGIWAINTLATIALVYLWLDYADLRRVTPRLSLLLRVVGVYVSAVMLVLLLLPWPADKAWFPDIANGVFLLTNLIAIITLALAWTRGQRHAGYVLIAWVPLVVFTLWRALRFSGGEQVDPWLDYGLPLVQAFNAVVLALGLADRMRTFRRERDSAKQHAERDVLTGVLNRGGIEHRLDWAVIEMQREHIPVSLLFIDLDHFKKINDRHGHALGDACLRAVTRVVSGEFQYGDQLGRLGGEEFVLVLAGADLVTATHIAERVRTRIQQGCRVVDGVTVELTASIGVAPGLPGDTVAALIARADQAMYAAKRAGRNRVMAHGAAPVAETKEAPEGASVD
- a CDS encoding amidohydrolase family protein — its product is MSRRSLICGGALVLAFAATLPAFAQDMLIRNATVHTAGAQGTLKNADVLVRNGVIQAVGSGLAAPAGAGVVDAGGKALTPALFGGITEIGIEEVSGESSTDDAAVTLTNQPMRPEFDVTLAYNPASVLIPVARVEGLGFTLLGATTGGSFIAGQGGVVRLDGSVDPIGPRALFVRLGSAASDLSGKSRAAQWMLLDQMVAEARGRVPADSPHALLTPAGRATLARYLAGNGRIVVAVNRAADIRQLLRWAQRENVRIAIAGGAEAWKLAPQLAQAKVPVFVDALADLPADFDQIGATLENAARLEAAGVSVGFSQAGDASHNARKIRQLAGNAVANGLPWEDGLAGLTRVPAEAFGVADRVGSIAPGKVADLVLWSGDPLDIANTAEQVWLGGRAMPMRSRQTELRDRYLQQAGPLPRAYSR
- a CDS encoding amidohydrolase, which gives rise to MRMTLLAGLALALLGADAGAATPGSRFTQDPYPSTYRALPSGPVLLTNATVLTGTGERLDGADVLLADGRITAVGRGLPAPEGTTRVDATGKWITPGLIDVHSHLGVYPNPGMKAHSDGNEATAPVTANVWAEHSIWAQDPGFHTALAGGVTSMQILPGSANLVGGRGVTLKNVPSTSYQGMKFPGAPWGLKMACGENPKRVYGGKAGPSTRMGNVAGYRAAFIDASEYLKKNAPKPQQPKKKRWWERANGNGSEDSSGDTGGKRDLKLDTLAGAINGEILVHIHCYRADEMLTMLDLAKEFGFKVAAFHHGVEAYKLADRLAQDNVCGALWADWWGFKMEAFDGIQENIALVDRPANSCAIVHSDSDEGIQRLNQEAAKVMANARRAGMGEIAPERAIRWVTSNAAKSLGIAERTGTLEAGKMADVVVWNQNPFSVYARAEQVYIDGARIYDRNDRSRQPVSDFMLGQEVTP
- a CDS encoding AMP nucleosidase; protein product: MKDKNEIVDNWLPRYTGVPLDQFGDHILLTNFGGYLHVFSQLTGAPVVGLDRPMASATADGITMINFGMGSPNAATMMDLLSATMPKAVLFLGKCGGLKRKNQLGDLVLPIAAIRGEGTSNDYMLPEVPALPAFALQRAVSTMIRDLGHDYWTGTVYTTNRRVWEHDEAFKEYLRKLRCMAIDMETATVFAAGFANRIPCGALLLVSDQPMIPEGIKTEASDAKVSSSFVENHITIGIEALKLIRRNGKSVRHLRFDE
- a CDS encoding DUF695 domain-containing protein; the protein is MLPAAMMAAAPVTEQGQRIWATAIAKHQTLDRAIVYRYIQDFEPGFERNALPHRIDILWEYASSSGMPSVEERQRMDAAEDAIAPSVGQDGAAVLVYVETGEGLRRWSFYVRSEGEFMQRLNGALSLASPLPIQLEASSDPDWSLHDQFLNGLEAPLQEVPSE
- a CDS encoding DUF924 family protein, encoding MNESNNVITFWRNAGYEKWFASDDAFDAEFDQRFRGLHFRAARRELEGWMGDAEGALALVLLLDQFPRNCFRESAHSYATDGLARHYAGRAIEAGFDTQVDPALKIFFYMPFEHSESLDDQQRSLDLFRATGDENYVKYAQLHYDLIARFGRFPHRNEAMGRTSTQEEREYLADGGFKG